In a single window of the Arachis hypogaea cultivar Tifrunner chromosome 6, arahy.Tifrunner.gnm2.J5K5, whole genome shotgun sequence genome:
- the LOC112697388 gene encoding uncharacterized protein, whose translation MGLLPFAFAGTAFILIGAHEALQATFSNRKQDSQSRSQSSLFSISVSIFSAFFIINSLVSLFDAHNSNDAVGSVLQLQLIPIALLFLSYSLLSLFTFPLPLPSSLLELLAAFAFVEEFLLFYLQRKDPSGVENRYYSLLLVPIAVCVFSTFLELKSPGSAFPKLGRGMGLILQGTWIIQIGLALFSGWVAQGCSLHQLSRGNYTLRCKGHMDYHRASALATLQFNCQLALMVVLSVGAYSVISAKNGGTLESSSAAASYRPIGFAEMQQLENSTNFTLDSDDDDGEERQKGTVVEHGNMNGHGRSH comes from the coding sequence atgGGACTCCTTCCCTTTGCCTTCGCCGGCACGGCTTTCATCCTAATCGGTGCCCACGAAGCCCTTCAAGCCACCTTCTCCAACCGCAAACAAGATTCCCAATCTCGATCTCAATCCTCTCTCTTCTCCATCTCCGTCTCCATCTTCTCTGCCTTCTTCATCATCAACTCCCTCGTCTCCCTCTTTGACGCACACAATTCAAACGACGCCGTTGGCTCCGTCCTCCAACTCCAGCTCATACCAATCGCCCTCCTTTTCCTCTCTtactccctcctctctctcttcactTTCCCCCTCCCTCTCCCCTCATCATTATTAGAACTCCTTGCTGCCTTCGCCTTCGTCGAAGAGTTCCTCTTGTTCTACCTTCAGAGGAAGGATCCAAGCGGGGTCGAAAACCGTTACTACAGTCTCTTGCTGGTTCCCATCGCTGTATGTGTTTTCTCCACTTTTCTTGAATTGAAGTCTCCGGGCTCCGCTTTCCCCAAATTGGGCCGTGGAATGGGCCTCATCCTTCAGGGCACGTGGATCATTCAGATTGGCCTGGCTTTGTTCTCCGGCTGGGTGGCGCAGGGGTGCTCCCTGCACCAGCTGAGCAGGGGAAACTATACTCTGAGGTGCAAGGGCCACATGGACTACCACAGAGCCAGCGCCCTTGCCACGCTTCAGTTCAACTGCCAACTTGCTCTCATGGTTGTTCTTTCTGTTGGTGCTTATTCGGTAATCTCTGCGAAGAATGGAGGAACTCTAGAATCTTCTTCTGCTGCTGCCAGTTACAGGCCGATTGGTTTTGCTGAGATGCAGCAGTTGGAGAATTCCACGAATTTCACTTTggattctgatgatgatgatggtgaagagAGGCAGAAGGGAACTGTTGTTGAACATGGTAATATGAATGGTCATGGTAGAAGTCATTAA